A window of Gossypium hirsutum isolate 1008001.06 chromosome D13, Gossypium_hirsutum_v2.1, whole genome shotgun sequence genomic DNA:
tctaccccttcaatttttcttctttccaatttttttttccaCCTTACCAAACAAAGCCTTAAGACTTCTTTGGATGGACATTTGCCTCCAATGCAATGTGcttagttttctttttgttttacgCTACCGTATTGCTACAATATATAATCTCATCGCCACAACTGTTTTAACACTAACCGTAGGTAAACGCACGTTCATCCAAAGAAGCTcttttagggtgggtttggatggacgattgggtgtagtgcggtgcggtgcggtgcgtttagcttactctTTGTCTCACGCTATAATATCGCTACAGTATATAATCTCACTGCCACatctgtttttacactaaccgcaggtaaacgtaCCACCCATCCAAACTCATTCTTAGTcactatatttttcaaatttcaaaatttcaatcttaATGCAAATAGTAGTAGTTAAATCTACAATTAAATTTGttgtacaaaatatataaaaacaataagtTGACATGTCATTATATATACGATAATATATTTATCGcatcaaaactttaaaataacacaacctaatttaataaatttgatagCTAGCATTTAGTAACGCctacaattttaaaattctaaaaatataaaaactgaaaatatcaaattaaaataaaaaaacttatttcaCAGCTTCTATGTCTGCTTAATCTTTCCAAAGACGTCTCTTTCATACTGAAGTAGTACCTATTAGCTTATTATGTTCcagataatatatttatattttattaaaaacaattgaaatagacataaaatttaaaatatttataaatttaaataaaatataaatatgtacagtACATTTAACTTGTTAAGTATTATTAAAATACTTAATCTAACCACAAtcactatttttacactaataaaAGATAAAAGCATTATCCATCTTAACCCAACATAAACTCAAATATGAAGTTTAAACTTTGACgatagtttttaataataataataacaataatttactacaaagtttttaataataattaataattgtaAGCATAAGTTCaacctttaaaataatattttgtaagaaataatatttcatattttacacTGATTCGACCGAATATATATGGCTCATATTTTCTTCTCTTACCCTTCGGAAACTATTTAcagagaagaaaaataaatgatgGAAGCGAGTTGGCTCAGTTCACCAGGTCCGAAACCCAACCCACATCCGGACCTCCGGAAACCCGACCCAAGTAAACCCTTTCCAAAGAATTCTCTTGGCTCAGTTTCTCAAACATTTTTGAACGCAAGTGCTTTCCCGACTCCACTCTTTCCATCACAGGCTCTTCTCCGCACCCGAAATCCAAGTACCCGATCCCAGGACGGGTCAGGTTTCGGGTCGGAGTACTAGGTAGGCTAGATAAAATGGGTCGGATCATTGACCCTCTTGGAGACCCGCAACCAGAAGAAGGCAAAGACTTGACTTTACCGAGCTGCAAGTTCCTCAAAGAAGCCACCATAGTGTTCATAGTAGGCGACTGAGACATAGGTGAAACCGGCGGCGAAGACTCGGCCCGTGGAGAACCGGAAAACGGCATTGCTTTCGTACAAGGCGGTGAACTATCGTAAGAATCAGCAAAGTTGACAACCCTAAGCTGGTCCGGAGTATGAGCGAAGAAACAGACCCGACGCCGACAACCCGACCCGTCTTTACACGGCAAGGTTCGGTAACGAGCAGGGTGTAGCCAGCACTCGAAAACCCCATGAGCGAACTCGCAAGAGTCTCCTTTCCGACAGTTCCCTTTCCTGAAATCGGAGCAAGCCGTACCGGAATAATGAAACTTCCTCGGGTCCCTCCGTCGAGCTTTCTCGCCGGGATGAGCGTATGGACACTCGGTCCAGTCATGCGACCGGCCACGCCCGCACCGCCGGACTTTAAACTCGAACATCCGGAAATGATCGCACGAGTAAGAATCGACGGGAGAATCCGGATtgtaaaggctcaaaatctcggAATCCGACTCGAAACCCAGTTCGTCGGACGGCAAGTAACATTGCAGCGCTGCTAACGCTTCCTGGAGGTAAAAGGGGTTGCCGTTATCACTGAAGTTGTCCTCCGCCGTTAGATCATCGCTTACATAAGGCCAAGGCGGAACGTGGACCGTCGGATTGAGTTGACCAGCTTCTCCAACCATATTTATTAGATATTGTATGAAAAAACTCCGCCAAGGTTTAGCTAGCTTTATAAGCAGAAGCTAGCAGTGAAAAGTAAAGGGGGAATTTAACGATGGTTAAGTTAAATTAACCACAGTTAGTTAAATAATCAAGGAGGTATAATTTTGTGTTTCCCCTTTCAACTGCAGTAGAACTATATAGGTGGAGGGGAAGTGTTGGTGTTACGGGCTTTTTATTTAAGTAGAGGTGAAAGTTCTTGTTTGATCGCCACGTGCTGTCAGAAGTTGAATTTTACTGGAGAAAATGAATAGTCATTGCTACGTGGCTTAATGGTGAGGAAGATTCGAAATCGTTTCGTGACAGAGCTGGGAGGTAAGCGACGCTTTCGAATAATTAATTCAGCTAGGTCCCTAGCGTTCCAAAAGCGCTGGAGCTTCAGATCCGCTGGATAAATTTGGgaaattctgttttttttttccttctgttTTTTCCttgaagaaggaaaataaaactattttattaaataaaggaaaaaaattggcaaaaaaataaagtaattttgGTAATAGGGAGTAGACCTATCCATGTGTCGGGCGGTCCGGCTTGGCCCAACTGCCCGCCCAAAATataggagggttcgggtaaaaatataagcccgaaatatgggcttgggcaaaaaaataaggcccgtttaaaaaaggGCCGAGTTTGGGCTCAACTTTTTTGGCCCAAGCCtggcccg
This region includes:
- the LOC107932084 gene encoding zinc finger CCCH domain-containing protein 20, yielding MVGEAGQLNPTVHVPPWPYVSDDLTAEDNFSDNGNPFYLQEALAALQCYLPSDELGFESDSEILSLYNPDSPVDSYSCDHFRMFEFKVRRCGRGRSHDWTECPYAHPGEKARRRDPRKFHYSGTACSDFRKGNCRKGDSCEFAHGVFECWLHPARYRTLPCKDGSGCRRRVCFFAHTPDQLRVVNFADSYDSSPPCTKAMPFSGSPRAESSPPVSPMSQSPTMNTMVASLRNLQLGKVKSLPSSGCGSPRGSMIRPILSSLPSTPTRNLTRPGIGYLDFGCGEEPVMERVESGKHLRSKMFEKLSQENSLERVYLGRVSGGPDVGWVSDLVN